From the genome of uncultured Methanobacterium sp.:
CTCCGTTCTTGACGAGGTTGGCAACGCTTTCCCTTATGATCTCTGGAACTATGCTCTGCACCATCTTAATCACCGTACCTGTTCTTTATGGCTTTTTTCTGTTCTTCGCTGATGATCTTACATCCTTTTATAGCCAGATCCAGTGCCTTCTCGAATTCATCATCAGTGAGGTGTCCGTCCATCTGCAGCAGGGTTATATCCCCTGTACGGGGCATCATGGCAATGGGTAAGTCAGCTTCTCCTTCCTTATCTTCCCATTCTGATAAGTCCATTATAACCTGCCCATCAGCTTTACCAGCTGCACAGGCAGATACCATGTCCCTCATGGGTATTCCTGCATCGGCCAGAGCAACAGATGCTGCGGTTATACCGGCACACCTGGTTCCTCCTTCTGCCTGCAGGACTTCTATGAAAATGTCAATGGTTGATCTTGGGAATTTTTCCAGGAAAACCGCAGGGTTAAGTGCTTCTGTGGTTATCTTGGATATTTCCACTGATCTACGGTCTGGTCCGGGTCGTTTTCGGTCTTCCACTGAGAATGGTGCCATGTTATAGCGGCAGCGCAGGATGGCCATATTGGGCTTTAGTAATCTACGCACGTGTAATTCTCGGGGACCATAAACCGCTGCCAAAACTTTGTTATCACCAATTTCCACGTAGGCTGATCCATCGGCTCTTTCTAAGACTCCTGCTTCAATTTTTAAGGGCCTTAATCCATCGAAAGCTCTTCCATCTGGTCTTTTTTTAGTGGTAGAAGCTATTAAACTTCCTTTATTACTATCTCCAATTGATTTGCTGGTTAGAATAATAATCACCCCTTACTGAATCAATTTTTCCTCAAATTCATCATCTTCTTCTTTTTTATCTGGTGTTTCGGGATCTGGTTTTGCGGTCGTATCTCCGAGAAGTTCCACTAACATGTCCCTTATTCTGTCGGTGAGACCAGATGTGTGTGCTTCTTCTTCGATAGTTTTAACAACTTTCTG
Proteins encoded in this window:
- the rrp41 gene encoding exosome complex exonuclease Rrp41, coding for MASTTKKRPDGRAFDGLRPLKIEAGVLERADGSAYVEIGDNKVLAAVYGPRELHVRRLLKPNMAILRCRYNMAPFSVEDRKRPGPDRRSVEISKITTEALNPAVFLEKFPRSTIDIFIEVLQAEGGTRCAGITAASVALADAGIPMRDMVSACAAGKADGQVIMDLSEWEDKEGEADLPIAMMPRTGDITLLQMDGHLTDDEFEKALDLAIKGCKIISEEQKKAIKNRYGD